In one Conger conger chromosome 5, fConCon1.1, whole genome shotgun sequence genomic region, the following are encoded:
- the frrs1a gene encoding putative ferric-chelate reductase 1 isoform X1 codes for MDVRLWSLLLALVTVCGVTVEGFKNGKVAVACDSMAPLHDQPSPHIQPSSPYMITVDKSKFSPGDMIKVSIAPSASGTKYFEGFLIEARDAGRLDGPAVGSFDLVNPTISQLLKCGDIQGSAVSHTSKTKKTEIQVIWNAPEDSPPSVQFLATVVQHYSTFWVKISGPVISQSAVTPLPTQSITTPSGLLPKPFSSEGCGSTKTCLRDPVGCHPETDPKCFFLSFAAVVPGVVFELSGPAEGYVAFALSLDKWMGNDDVYQCVRSIDHVHVEAAYLRGRTYPEDPSGSGLSNVTWRLANGVIQCQFRREVHIPQDHRFDLNNSYYLFLANGRADYGMVHRHDRQPLISTNKKVITGPPENMSGSRSPLMIKFHGAFMLVAWMTAATTGIFIARYFKPCWPDWTILQQKAWFQFHRSLMILVVLLTATGFVLPFIYRGGWSSRAGAHPYLGCTVMTLAVLQPFMAIFRPPPDSARRYIFNWMHMGAGTSAVVIAVAAMFLGVGQQALLLPTASAALGGFVVWVAVAFLVLELHGLFKRGRKSREDEEPIIFEQQDYQDSMFKNVALVVFITGNVGFLIALLYSISSV; via the exons ATGGACGTGAGACTTTGGAGTCTCCTGTTGGCGTTGGTGACTGTGTGCGGGGTGACAGTTGAAGGTTTTAAGAACGGAAAAGTTGCAGTAGCCTGCGATAGCATGGCACCGCTACATGATCAGCCTTCACCGCACATTCAACCTTCCAGCCCCTACATGATAACTGTGGATAAGAGCAAATTCAGTCCAGGGGACATGATCAAAG TAAGCATTGCTCCATCTGCGTCTGGTACCAAGTACTTTGAAGGCTTTCTGATCGAAGCTCGGGATGCCGGACGCCTTGATGGCCCTGCGGTGGGGTCATTTGACCTTGTCAATCCCACTATTTCACAGCTTTTAAAATGTGGAGACATACAG GGATCAGCTGTAAGTCACACaagtaaaaccaaaaaaactgaaatccagGTCATCTGGAATGCACCAGAAGACTCTCCTCCCAGTGTTCAGTTTCT GGCAACAGTGGTTCAGCACTACAGTACCTTCTGGGTAAAAATCTCTGGACCAGTGATATCACAGAGCGCTGTTACTCCTCTCCCAACCCAAAGCATCACTACTCCCTCTGGTCTCCTTCCCAAACCA TTTAGCTCGGAGGGGTGTGGCAGCACGAAGACGTGCCTCCGGGACCCGGTGGGATGTCATCCAGAGACGGACCCCAAGtgcttcttcctctccttcGCTGCTGTTGTCCCGGGTGTCGTTTTCGAGCTCAGCGGGCCAGCAGAGGGATATGTGGCTTTTGCCCTGTCGCTGGACAAGTGGATG GGTAACGATGATGTCTATCAATGTGTGAGGAGCATAGACCATGTTCATGTTGAAGCAGCATATCTCAGAGGCCGGACATATCCAGAGGACCCTTCTGGG AGTGGACTCAGTAATGTTACGTGGAGGCTGGCTAATGGGGTCATCCAGTGCCAATTCCGCAGAGAGGTTCACATTCCCCAGGACCACAGATTTGACCTGAACAATAGCTACTACCTGTTTCTGGCAAACGGCAGGGCTGATTATG GTATGGTGCACAGGCATGATCGCCAGCCCCTGATTTCGACCAATAAGAAAGTTATTACCGGTCCACCTGAGAACATGAGTGGCTCACGATCTCCCTTGATGATAAAATTTCACg GGGCTTTCATGCTTGTTGCATGGATGACAGCAGCCACCACCGGTATCTTTATTGCACGCTACTTCAAACCCTGCTGGCCAGATTGGACCATACTTCAACAGAAGGCTTGGTTTCAG TTTCATCGTTCCCTTATGATCCTGGTGGTCCTACTTACTGCTACTGGCTTTGTTCTGCCCTTTATCTACAGAGGAGGGTGGAGCTCG CGTGCCGGGGCCCACCCTTACCTGGGCTGCACGGTTATGACTCTTGCTGTGCTGCAACCTTTCATGGCAATATTTAGACCTCCGCCAGACTCTGCACG AAGGTACATATTTAACTGGATGCACATGGGAGCAGGTACTAGTGCAGTGGTAATCGCTG TGGCAGCTATGTTCCTGGGGGTTGGTCAGCAGGCCTTGCTGCTGCCCACAGCCTCTGCAGCCCTTGGAGGCTTTGTAGTCTGGGTTGCTGTGGCATTTCTCGTGTTGGAGCTGCACGGCCTTTTTAAAAGAG GAAGAAAATCCAGAGAGGATGAAGAGCCAATTATCTTTGAGCAGCAAGATTATCAG GATtccatgtttaaaaatgtggcATTGGTGGTCTTCATCACTGGGAATGTGGGATTCCTGATTGCACTCCTGTACTCCATAAGTAGTGTGTGA
- the frrs1a gene encoding putative ferric-chelate reductase 1 isoform X2, with product MDVRLWSLLLALVTVCGVTVEGFKNGKVAVACDSMAPLHDQPSPHIQPSSPYMITVDKSKFSPGDMIKVSIAPSASGTKYFEGFLIEARDAGRLDGPAVGSFDLVNPTISQLLKCGDIQGSAVSHTSKTKKTEIQVIWNAPEDSPPSVQFLATVVQHYSTFWVKISGPVISQSAVTPLPTQSITTPSGLLPKPFSSEGCGSTKTCLRDPVGCHPETDPKCFFLSFAAVVPGVVFELSGPAEGYVAFALSLDKWMSGLSNVTWRLANGVIQCQFRREVHIPQDHRFDLNNSYYLFLANGRADYGMVHRHDRQPLISTNKKVITGPPENMSGSRSPLMIKFHGAFMLVAWMTAATTGIFIARYFKPCWPDWTILQQKAWFQFHRSLMILVVLLTATGFVLPFIYRGGWSSRAGAHPYLGCTVMTLAVLQPFMAIFRPPPDSARRYIFNWMHMGAGTSAVVIAVAAMFLGVGQQALLLPTASAALGGFVVWVAVAFLVLELHGLFKRGRKSREDEEPIIFEQQDYQDSMFKNVALVVFITGNVGFLIALLYSISSV from the exons ATGGACGTGAGACTTTGGAGTCTCCTGTTGGCGTTGGTGACTGTGTGCGGGGTGACAGTTGAAGGTTTTAAGAACGGAAAAGTTGCAGTAGCCTGCGATAGCATGGCACCGCTACATGATCAGCCTTCACCGCACATTCAACCTTCCAGCCCCTACATGATAACTGTGGATAAGAGCAAATTCAGTCCAGGGGACATGATCAAAG TAAGCATTGCTCCATCTGCGTCTGGTACCAAGTACTTTGAAGGCTTTCTGATCGAAGCTCGGGATGCCGGACGCCTTGATGGCCCTGCGGTGGGGTCATTTGACCTTGTCAATCCCACTATTTCACAGCTTTTAAAATGTGGAGACATACAG GGATCAGCTGTAAGTCACACaagtaaaaccaaaaaaactgaaatccagGTCATCTGGAATGCACCAGAAGACTCTCCTCCCAGTGTTCAGTTTCT GGCAACAGTGGTTCAGCACTACAGTACCTTCTGGGTAAAAATCTCTGGACCAGTGATATCACAGAGCGCTGTTACTCCTCTCCCAACCCAAAGCATCACTACTCCCTCTGGTCTCCTTCCCAAACCA TTTAGCTCGGAGGGGTGTGGCAGCACGAAGACGTGCCTCCGGGACCCGGTGGGATGTCATCCAGAGACGGACCCCAAGtgcttcttcctctccttcGCTGCTGTTGTCCCGGGTGTCGTTTTCGAGCTCAGCGGGCCAGCAGAGGGATATGTGGCTTTTGCCCTGTCGCTGGACAAGTGGATG AGTGGACTCAGTAATGTTACGTGGAGGCTGGCTAATGGGGTCATCCAGTGCCAATTCCGCAGAGAGGTTCACATTCCCCAGGACCACAGATTTGACCTGAACAATAGCTACTACCTGTTTCTGGCAAACGGCAGGGCTGATTATG GTATGGTGCACAGGCATGATCGCCAGCCCCTGATTTCGACCAATAAGAAAGTTATTACCGGTCCACCTGAGAACATGAGTGGCTCACGATCTCCCTTGATGATAAAATTTCACg GGGCTTTCATGCTTGTTGCATGGATGACAGCAGCCACCACCGGTATCTTTATTGCACGCTACTTCAAACCCTGCTGGCCAGATTGGACCATACTTCAACAGAAGGCTTGGTTTCAG TTTCATCGTTCCCTTATGATCCTGGTGGTCCTACTTACTGCTACTGGCTTTGTTCTGCCCTTTATCTACAGAGGAGGGTGGAGCTCG CGTGCCGGGGCCCACCCTTACCTGGGCTGCACGGTTATGACTCTTGCTGTGCTGCAACCTTTCATGGCAATATTTAGACCTCCGCCAGACTCTGCACG AAGGTACATATTTAACTGGATGCACATGGGAGCAGGTACTAGTGCAGTGGTAATCGCTG TGGCAGCTATGTTCCTGGGGGTTGGTCAGCAGGCCTTGCTGCTGCCCACAGCCTCTGCAGCCCTTGGAGGCTTTGTAGTCTGGGTTGCTGTGGCATTTCTCGTGTTGGAGCTGCACGGCCTTTTTAAAAGAG GAAGAAAATCCAGAGAGGATGAAGAGCCAATTATCTTTGAGCAGCAAGATTATCAG GATtccatgtttaaaaatgtggcATTGGTGGTCTTCATCACTGGGAATGTGGGATTCCTGATTGCACTCCTGTACTCCATAAGTAGTGTGTGA
- the si:ch211-153l6.6 gene encoding uncharacterized protein si:ch211-153l6.6 gives METSQLSEMDPATESKMDSVAKEKLENTEEGGEQFSSSIGLLEAPETDGAMETSMDHRDMTEINNGMGTVNGQDSTTDLPQQEDTLVLKVEQEELVRTDSITSSVSDTPSSPRSVYENKLASDSQDLPDQKQPDSPTVTDDAGDNHILEKVEDQSKVLEALVESESQKPNNLPDQKQPDSSTVTDDAGDNHMLETVENQCKVQEALVESESQKEIQETILEQQILEEAPSEISTESCHNPDPDDDLSDCLHAEIAIVSSDSETDENWRAIFSSSVHKEDGDKFFLDGAQEINVGELLVQKDTGATGFSQGVEAIATCNTDILEQPQPPEEPIMPMHTCSSEDSAPQDSHNLTNISENKLQQGVRPNNMRPSPAKTNSEKRVPSDYCVIQENKSKNVSTEHVDFQGARKQWLQMEEQTKFQAHDPPTKKGTSQASHSFMCTPVRTFSKPKRDQEFESLGPSEYPYTQFSPCSEDSGLDDSSYRSAYDDPETPIEREIRLELEREESLRRERGLPKAVDTGEHVQAKVRSPTFHLDKPDKSPSRDRLLRSPSGSKTPPSFTFTSKPPAAKAPVYHEMTANNVIILEPADPYPTSPRHPARRSPSPLLNRRFSEWPSETTNVIILETSNLIIRSASELCLNTASQETQESTFHNNPFFKLRSRSTQSLVDQEIKVVKQREEELRRQRARLYAKEKYDTVLVSPNLLNSPCLDRTELPGRCKSSPSSPMKTARKMDRSTLSCDHKYSDTFSGARRKSTMAMRWESGEFANHGKD, from the exons ATGGAAACCAGCCAGCTTTCAGAAATGGATCCTGCAACTGAGAGCAAAATGGATTCTGTTGCGAAAGAGAAGCTAGAAAACACAGAAGAAGGTGGTGAACAGTTTAGTTCCAGCATAGGTTTATTGGAAGCCCCGGAAACAGATGGTGCCATGGAAACATCCATGGATCACAGAGACATGACTGAAATCAACAATGGAATGGGGACTGTTAATGGACAGGACAGTACAACAGATCTACCCCAACAAGAGGACACCCTGGTCCTAAAAGTGGAACAAGAAGAGCTTGTTCGGACAGATTCAATTACCTCATCTGTCTCTGACACACCCTCTAGCCCCAGAAGCGTTTATGAGAACAAGCTGGCTAGTGACTCACAGGACTTGCCGGACCAAAAGCAGCCAGACAGTCCCACAGTGACAGATGATGCTGGAGACAACCACATTTTAGAGAAGGTGGAGGACCAGTCCAAGGTGCTGGAAGCCCTTGTGGAAAGTGAAAGCcaaaagccaaataacttgccGGACCAAAAGCAGCCAGACAGTTCAACAGTGACAGATGATGCTGGAGACAACCACATGTTAGAGACGGTGGAGAACCAGTGCAAGGTGCAGGAAGCCCTCGTGGAAAGTGAAAGCCAAAAGGAAATACAAGAAACCATCCTGGAGCAGCAGATCCTGGAAGAGGCTCCCTCAGAAATTTCCACTGAGTCATGTCACAACCCAGACCCAGATGATGACCTAAGCGACTGTCTGCATGCTGAAATAGCCATCGTCTCCTCCGACAGTGAAACAGATGAGAACTGGAGGGCCATATTTTCATCTTCCGTGCATAAGGAAGACGGTGATAAGTTCTTCCTGGATGGAGCCCAGGAGATCAATGTCGGAGAGCTGCTTGTTCAAAAAGATACAGGTGCCACAGGGTTCAGTCAAGGTGTTGAAGCTATAGCAACATGCAACACTGACATCTTGGAGCAACCTCAGCCCCCTGAGGAGCCTATCATGCCAATGCACACCTGCTCCTCTGAGGACTCAGCCCCACAGGACTCCCACAACTTGACAAACATCTCAGAGAACAAGCTGCAACAGGGGGTGAGGCCCAACAACATGCGCCCTTCACCTGCCAAGACAAACTCAGAAAAGAGGGTTCCCAGTGACTACTGCGTGATCCAGGAAAATAAGAGCAAGAACGTCAGCACAGAACATGTCGACTTCCAGGGGGCCCGCAAGCAGTGGCTGCAAATGGAAGAGCAGACAAAGTTTCAGGCGCATGACCCCCCCACCAAAAAGGGCACGAGCCAGGCCAGCCACAGCTTCATGTGCACGCCTGTCCGGACCTTCAGTAAGCCCAAAAGAGACCAAGAGTTTGAAAGCCTGGGGCCAAGTGAGTACCCATACACTCAATTCAGTCCCTGCTCAGAGGACTCAGGCCTAGATGACTCTAGCTACAGATCAGCGTATGATGACCCTGAGACGCCCATTGAGAGAGAGATACGACTGgaactggagagagaggagagcctcAGGCGGGAGAGGGGCCTTCCCAAAGCAGTGGACACTGGAGAACACGTGCAGGCTAAGGTCAGGTCACCCACCTTCCACCTGGACAAGCCTGACAAGAGCCCGTCACGGGACCGGCTGCTGCGGTCGCCCAGTGGTTCCAAGACCCCGCCGTCGTTCACCTTCACTTCCAAACCACCGGCAGCGAAGGCTCCAGTGTATCACGAGATGACAGCTAACAACGTCATCATCCTTGAACCGGCAGATCCCTACCCTACAAGCCCGCGACATCCTGCCAGGCGGTCCCCAAGTCCTCTGCTAAATAGGAGGTTCAGCGAGTGGCCCTCTGAGACCACCAATGTCATCATCCTAGAGACGTCCAACCTGATAATCCGCAGTGCTTCTGAGTTATGCCTGAACACTGCGAGCCAAGAGACCCAGGAGAGTACCTTCCACAATAACCCCTTCTTCAAGCTGCGCTCCCGGAGCACCCAGTCACTGGTGGACCAGGAGATAAAGGTGGtcaagcagagagaggaggagctaAGGAGGCAGAGAGCACGCCTGTATGCTAAAGAGAAGTATGACACTGTCCTGGTGTCTCCAAACCTGCTGAACAGCCCATGCCTTGACAGAACTG AACTGCCTGGAAGGTGCAAGTCCTCTCCATCCTCACCTATGAAGACAGCACGTAAAATGGACCGCTCCACACTTTCGTGTGATCACAAG TATTCAGACACATTCTCCGGAGCACGGCGCAAGAGTACCATGGCCATGCGCTGGGAATCGGGGGAATTTGCCAACCATGGGAAGGACTGA
- the palmda gene encoding palmdelphin gives MEESELLKERLQAITDKRKIQEDIAKKRTEVDEEKLKLQYLKKKALREQWLQDGVSVHSSQEQEARRLQAQGHQQQAKLLQINIQRMEQEIESLERQEMVISRNESFILKRLRAIEKSPLDIIKEAKTDGKKEPAQIIYSALPDIPTSYKSPDLKKQKSPDLENKEHPKKSVFAMEINVQKDLRTGESRVLSTAAVTDRGFQQKGVKVYDDGRKSVYALGSEGQVLPHRVDELTPAEVEELLRKAKGRRGKAGAERHEPGFSSPCELEQKSQGLHRLQENCPRTPPELCYMRAQARPLMPHIPHPSKGRPDTANGCNPFSNGYEAGSAVNVRNVGQSPYLEHREDYRMVPFDESKGTSRKAQPDNSKVGVPTDLDSTEPVTMIFMGYQRMDDEDEGSQQGVGYEGAIRAELVVIDDEDDQSSDPQWSHQPDDYRGHSNPRTVFQAGSE, from the exons AAAAAAGCTCTAAGGGAGCAATGGCTCCAGGATGGTGTGAGTGTCCACAGCTCACAGGAGCAGGAGGCCAGGAGACTGCAGGCCCAGGGCCACCAGCAGCAAGCCAAACTCCTGCAGATCAACATTCAGAG GATGGAGCAAGAAATCGAGTCCCTGGAGAGGCAAGAGATGGTGATTTCAAGAAATGAAAGTTTCATCCTGAAACGACTGAGAGCCATTGAGAAATCGCCCCTAGACATAATAAAG GAAGCAAAGACTGATGGAAAGaaag AGCCAGCCCAGATTATTTATTCAGCGCTTCCAGACATCCCTACGTCTTACAAATCCCCTGACCTGAAGAAACAGAAGAGTCCTGACCTAGAAAACAAGGAGCACCCAAAAAAAA GCGTGTTTGCCATGGAGATTAATGTCCAGAAGGACCTGAGGACAGGGGAGAGCCGGGTCCTGTCCACGGCAGCCGTCACTGACCGGGGGTTTCAGCAGAAGGGCGTCAAGGTCTACGACGACGGGAGAAAGTCCGTCTACGCCCTCGGCTCGGAGGGCCAGGTCCTCCCGCACAGGGTGGACGAGCTCACCCCGGCGGAGGTCGAGGAGCTGCTGAGGAAGGCCAAGGGAAGGAGGGGGAAGGCTGGGGCAGAGCGCCACGAGCCCGGGTTCTCCAGCCCCTGCGAGCTGGAGCAGAAGAGCCAGGGGCTCCACAGGCTCCAGGAGAACTGCCCGAGGACCCCTCCGGAGCTGTGTTACATGCGGGCTCAGGCAAGGCCTCTGATGCCACACATTCCTCACCCCTCCAAAGGCAGGCCGGATACCGCGAATGGTTGCAACCCTTTCTCCAACGGCTATGAGGCGGGATCAGCGGTGAACGTGCGGAACGTTGGGCAGTCCCCCTATCTGGAGCACAGGGAGGACTACAGGATGGTACCATTTGACGAGTCCAAGGGCACGAGCAGGAAGGCTCAACCTGACAACTCGAAAGTCGGCGTCCCGACCGACCTGGACTCAACGGAGCCCGTGACCATGATCTTCATGGGGTACCAGAGAATGGATGATGAAGACGAGGGCAGCCAGCAGGGGGTGGGCTACGAGGGGGCGATTCGGGCCGAGCTGGTGGTCATCGACGACGAGGACGACCAGAGCAGCGACCCACAGTGGTCGCACCAACCGGATGACTACCGTGGCCACAGCAACcccagaacag TGTTTCAAGCAGGATCTGAATGA